CTTGCATTTACCATTGCAGCGAAACTGAGGGTATACCGTCAACGGCCATGCGCGAAATTTCGCTGCTCAAAGATCTTAAGCATCATTCCGTAGTGGAACTGTTCGACGTCATTATCATAGAAACCAGCATTTACATGGTTTTCGAGTATCTGGACATGGATCTTAAGAAAATGCTTGATCGCCACAAAGGCAGCTTCACACCGATGCTTGTTAAAAGCTACATGCATCAAATGTTGGATGCAATTGCGTACTGCCATTTGAACCGTATTCTTCACCGCGACCTGAAACCACAAAACCTGCTCGTCGATCGCCAAGGACACATCAAGCTGGCAGATTTTGGTTTGGCGCGTGCAGTCAACTTTCCTATCAGAGTGTACACACACGAGgtcgtcaccttgtggtaccGAGCACCGGAGATATTGCTTGGGACCAAGTTTTACTGTGTTGGCGTGGACACCTGGAGTTTGGGATGTATATTTGCTGAAATGATTCTAAAACGACCACTCTTTCCAGGGGATAGTGAGATTGATCAACTGTACAAAATTTTTCGACAACTGGGCACGCCGGACGAAAAGAGCTGGCCCGGCGTTTCACATCTACCGGATTTCAAGGAAACGTTTCCTTCCTGGGAAGCGCAACATTTACCGAGCGAAATACGGCACGACCAGGATGCACATTCGCTGTTCAGTGAGCTAATGCATTACGATCCGACGAAACGAATTTCGCCAAAGAATGCCATGAATCATCCGTACTTCGATACCGTTAGCCTGGTACCGCCGGAACTGTAATACCGCTGAACTGTAATTATTTACTGTCCTTAGTATCCACAAAGCTACACATAACATGATCTCATAGAACTAtctctattttctttctttcgtttgttgGCCATTACTAATCAGTAACATAATTTGACAATAGATCGGTTATTAATAAGAGTTTTCTACAATAAGCATAATCAAAACTGATGAACACATGTTGCGTTTTAGCGTTGTGGCTATTAGACGtggaaatatataaaaaacacATTAGGCACGCGTTACGTACGTTATCGGTTATATCATTTTGAGAGAAAAATTGACATTTTAGATAAGGTACATCCTTTaacagaaaatgttaaaaatgtcAACTGTTTTgcataacaataaaaagaCAACGAACGTGCCTGCATTGGGAAAAGGGTTTACTAATAGCGTCCTCAAATCCAGCGTTTAAGTTATTTATTCcagcatttaattttatatttgtaACTCCTAAgccgcttttttttatctttaagaGCTTCAGAGGCGTCGTGCCTGGCCTCTTTTGCAAAACGTCTTAAAAGTAATGATCATTCGTAGAAGTAAGAATTGTTTTTGGTTCTCCTTTATTTaaagaggctttgagtctttgAAACTACAATCGCCTCTGTACTGTAAACAAAACGTGGTTaatactaatacaaaactatagCGGATGTGGCTTATCTATTATTT
This genomic window from Anopheles maculipalpis chromosome 2RL, idAnoMacuDA_375_x, whole genome shotgun sequence contains:
- the LOC126558615 gene encoding LOW QUALITY PROTEIN: cyclin-dependent kinase 2-like (The sequence of the model RefSeq protein was modified relative to this genomic sequence to represent the inferred CDS: inserted 1 base in 1 codon), which produces MHLKYNLAXGQKMHKVGVYERVEKIGEGTYGVVYKALDIQTQKNVALKRIRLESETEGIPSTAMREISLLKDLKHHSVVELFDVIIIETSIYMVFEYLDMDLKKMLDRHKGSFTPMLVKSYMHQMLDAIAYCHLNRILHRDLKPQNLLVDRQGHIKLADFGLARAVNFPIRVYTHEVVTLWYRAPEILLGTKFYCVGVDTWSLGCIFAEMILKRPLFPGDSEIDQLYKIFRQLGTPDEKSWPGVSHLPDFKETFPSWEAQHLPSEIRHDQDAHSLFSELMHYDPTKRISPKNAMNHPYFDTVSLVPPEL